From a region of the Castanea sativa cultivar Marrone di Chiusa Pesio chromosome 10, ASM4071231v1 genome:
- the LOC142612778 gene encoding outer envelope membrane protein 7-like, which translates to MGKSTATKQAVVVFGALAFGWLAIELAFKPFLDKFRTAIDKSDPTRDPDDVVPPANSDADADAGADAGSPQIAHH; encoded by the coding sequence ATGGGGAAATCGACTGCAACGAAGCAAGCGGTGGTAGTGTTCGGAGCCTTAGCCTTTGGTTGGCTAGCCATTGAGCTCGCCTTCAAACCCTTCCTCGACAAATTTCGGACCGCTATCGACAAGTCCGACCCGACCCGCGACCCAGACGACGTCGTTCCTCCTGCTAACTCTGACGCTGACGCTGACGCTGGTGCTGATGCGGGTTCTCCTCAGATTGCTCATCACTGA
- the LOC142612195 gene encoding olee1-like protein has protein sequence MAKTCAVAALIATIFCFSSLLNLAQATSETFFVEGKVYCDTCRVQFETKISQPLADSKVRLECRKREGGELTYSFDGVTNSTGTYRLPVDGDHEEEICEVVALKSSRADCSDLMAGYERARITLTNKNGLTSIARYPNPLGFMIKEALPNCLEILAEMGLIPLDL, from the exons ATGGCAAAGACTTGTGCAGTTGCTGCCCTCATTGCCACCATTTTTTGCTTCTCTTCCCTCCTCAACCTTGCCCAAGCCACTAGTGAAACCTTCTTTGTTGAAGGCAAGGTGTACTGTGACACATGCCGTGTCCAATTTGAGACCAAAATCAGCCAACCCCTGGCAG ATTCTAAGGTACGTTTGGAATGTAGAAAACGTGAGGGCGGTGAGTTGACATACTCATTCGACGGTGTCACTAATTCGACAGGAACTTATCGTCTTCCTGTGGATGGTGATCATGAAGAAGAGATATGTGAGGTTGTGGCCCTCAAGAGCTCCAGGGCTGATTGCTCTGACCTCATGGCTGGTTATGAAAGAGCAAGAATCACACTTACCAACAAAAATGGTCTCACCTCCATTGCTCGCTATCCCAACCCCCTTGGGTTCATGATTAAGGAAGCTCTCCCCAATTGCCTTGAAATTCTTGCTGAAATGGGTCTCATCCCACTTGATCTGTGA